The following are from one region of the Gossypium hirsutum isolate 1008001.06 chromosome D03, Gossypium_hirsutum_v2.1, whole genome shotgun sequence genome:
- the LOC107944695 gene encoding uncharacterized protein, giving the protein MDEFNNMYNSFDMNYDTPELSEEAQRRIATIVTQVENNNYHEEEEYVLSSVLVHHETYFTMQPRMDSNYTGQMWVDKVLNGHDGRCMNSFRMPKDIFHSLLHDLQTNYGLKNGKVSAMEKLALSLYILGNRESNSNATEQFQRSGETVSRIFTDMLHIFARMGIDTIKPTEGQFKEVPNHIRHDTRYWPHFKDCIGAIDGTHIKAYISPSCQLPYIGWKGEPTQNIMAVCDFNMCFIFAFPGWEGTAHDSRIFLQALRKQELKFAHPPPG; this is encoded by the exons atggatgaatttaacaatatgtataatagttttgatatgaattatgatacccctgaattaagtgaagaagctcaacgaagaatagccacaattgttacccaagttgagaacaacaattatcatgaagaggaagaatatgtgttaagcagtgtattggtacaccatgaaacttatttcactatgcAACCGCGTATGGATTCAAATTATACAGGTCAAATGTGGGTGGACAAAGTATTAAATGGGCACGATGGTCGTTGCATGAATAGTTTTAGGATGCCAAAAGATATATTTCACAGCTTGTTGCATGATTTGCAAACAAATTATGGCTTAAAGAATGGGAAAGTATCGGCGATGGAgaagttagcattatcattgtacattcttggaaatagagaatcaaattcaaatgcaacagAGCAATTTCAACGATCTGGGGAAactgttagtcgaatttttactgatatgttgCATATATTTGCTCGAATGGGAATAGACACGATTAAACCCACTGAAGGTCAATTCAAGGAGGTACCGAACCATATTCGACATGATACAAGATATTGGCCTCACTTTAAG gattgtattgGGGCCATAGATGGAACACACATAAAAGCATACATTTCGCCTTCTTGTCAACTACCTTATATCGGATGGAAaggtgaaccaactcaaaatattatggcagtttgtgacttcaacatgtgctttatttttgcatttcctggttgggaaggaacagcacatgatagtagaatttttttgcaaGCACTCAGAAAACAAGAGTTGAAGTTTGCACACCCTCCACCaggttga